In Haloplanus rubicundus, one DNA window encodes the following:
- a CDS encoding tubulin/FtsZ family protein has protein sequence MKLAMIGFGQAGGKIVDKFLEYDQRTGSEIVRAAVAVNTAKADLMGLEHIPQEQRVLIGQSRVKGHGVGADNELGAEVAEEDIGEVQGAIDGIPVHEVDAFLIVAGLGGGTGSGGAPVLAKHLKRIYTEPVYGLGILPGSDEGGIYTLNAARSFQTLVNEVDNLLVFDNDAWRQTGESVQSGYDEINEEIVKRFGILFGAGEVRQGQEVAESVVDSSEIINTLSGGGVSTVGYARETVERKGKSGGLLSKLTGNDESIEDQLDSANTTNRITSLVRKAALGRLTLPCEIDGTERALLVMAGPSAYLNRKGIERGRKWLEEQTGSMEVRGGDYPINNSDFVASAILLSGVTNVPRIKELQQVAIEAQDNINEIREESEANLQNLVEDDEDELESLF, from the coding sequence ATGAAACTGGCCATGATCGGTTTCGGACAGGCCGGTGGGAAGATCGTCGACAAGTTCCTGGAGTACGATCAGCGGACGGGGAGCGAAATCGTCCGTGCGGCCGTCGCGGTCAACACGGCCAAGGCCGACCTGATGGGACTGGAGCACATCCCACAGGAACAGCGCGTGCTCATCGGCCAGTCCCGCGTGAAGGGACACGGCGTGGGTGCGGACAACGAACTCGGCGCGGAGGTCGCCGAGGAGGACATCGGCGAGGTGCAGGGGGCCATCGACGGCATCCCCGTCCACGAGGTCGACGCCTTCCTCATCGTCGCGGGTCTCGGCGGCGGCACCGGGAGCGGCGGCGCGCCCGTCCTCGCGAAACATCTCAAGCGCATCTACACCGAACCCGTCTACGGACTGGGCATCCTCCCCGGCAGCGACGAGGGGGGCATCTACACGCTCAACGCCGCCCGCTCGTTCCAGACGCTCGTCAACGAGGTGGACAACCTCCTCGTCTTCGACAACGACGCCTGGCGACAGACCGGCGAGTCCGTCCAGAGCGGCTACGACGAGATCAACGAGGAGATCGTCAAGCGCTTCGGCATCCTGTTCGGCGCCGGCGAGGTCCGGCAGGGACAGGAAGTGGCCGAATCCGTCGTCGACAGCTCCGAGATCATCAACACGCTCTCCGGCGGCGGCGTCTCCACCGTCGGCTACGCCCGCGAGACGGTCGAGCGCAAGGGGAAATCCGGTGGCCTGCTCTCGAAGCTCACGGGCAACGACGAATCGATCGAAGACCAACTCGACTCCGCGAACACCACCAACCGCATCACCAGCCTCGTCCGCAAGGCCGCCCTCGGTCGCCTCACCCTTCCCTGCGAAATCGACGGCACGGAACGCGCCCTCCTCGTGATGGCCGGCCCCTCCGCCTACCTGAATCGGAAAGGGATCGAGCGTGGCCGCAAGTGGCTCGAAGAGCAGACCGGCAGCATGGAGGTCCGCGGCGGCGACTACCCAATCAACAACAGCGACTTCGTCGCCTCCGCCATCCTGCTCTCCGGCGTCACGAACGTTCCCCGCATCAAGGAACTCCAGCAGGTCGCCATCGAAGCACAGGACAACATCAACGAAATCCGCGAAGAGAGCGAAGCTAATCTCCAGAATCTAGTCGAAGATGACGAGGACGAACTCGAATCACTCTTCTAG
- the cofC gene encoding 2-phospho-L-lactate guanylyltransferase: protein MRILVPFEATDPKTRLDGVLDADEREDVARAMLRDVLDACLDAGHDPEVIATAPVEVADAPVTVDDRPLSAAVNARLGGAEPLGVVVADLALATPRAVDRLVDVAADADVAIAPGRGGGTNGLVIDHPDFRVDFHGVSYRDHVAAAREVGADIAVVDSMRLSTDVDEPTDLVEVLLHGEGEAAAWLGARFELDAGEGRVGLDRVG, encoded by the coding sequence ATGCGCATTCTCGTCCCGTTCGAGGCGACCGATCCGAAGACGCGCCTCGACGGGGTGCTCGACGCCGACGAACGCGAGGACGTGGCGCGGGCGATGCTCCGTGACGTCCTCGACGCCTGTCTCGACGCCGGCCACGACCCCGAAGTGATCGCCACGGCGCCGGTCGAGGTGGCCGACGCGCCGGTGACCGTCGACGACCGCCCGCTCTCCGCGGCGGTGAACGCTCGCCTCGGCGGGGCGGAACCGCTCGGCGTCGTCGTCGCGGACCTCGCGCTCGCGACGCCGAGGGCCGTCGACCGTCTCGTCGACGTCGCGGCCGACGCCGACGTCGCCATCGCGCCCGGACGGGGCGGCGGCACGAACGGGCTGGTGATCGACCATCCGGACTTCCGCGTCGACTTCCACGGCGTCTCCTATCGCGACCACGTCGCCGCCGCCCGCGAGGTGGGTGCCGACATCGCCGTCGTCGACTCGATGCGCCTGTCGACCGACGTGGACGAACCGACCGACCTAGTGGAGGTCCTGCTCCACGGCGAGGGCGAGGCAGCGGCGTGGCTCGGGGCGCGGTTCGAACTCGACGCGGGCGAGGGGCGGGTCGGTCTCGACCGCGTGGGGTGA
- the cofG gene encoding 7,8-didemethyl-8-hydroxy-5-deazariboflavin synthase subunit CofG, translating into MPRAPEADDERVAPETLVDDAAVDALLDVAPDDVASAPELTFARNVFLPLTTACRYTCTYCTFYDVPGEATLMPPEAVREQLRVGADAGCTEALFTFGDAPDERYTAVHDQLDDWGYDDVLDYLYDACEMALDVGLLPHSNPGDLRRAELVRLAEVNASMGVMLETTADVSAHSGGRRKTPERRLGTIRAAGEVGVPFTTGILVGIGENRRDRAESLLAIRALHERYDHVQEVIVQTVVPNERSDFERPSVETMRETTAMARAALPPEVSVQVPPNLSPTRELLDCGVDDLGGVSPVTDDYINPDYAWPALDELESLASEAGVPLRERLPTHERYLPAAFRRADVESTPGTWLRPKIREALDADDDAGRRYRAVSDAS; encoded by the coding sequence ATGCCACGGGCGCCGGAGGCGGACGACGAGCGGGTCGCCCCCGAGACCCTCGTCGACGACGCCGCGGTCGACGCCCTCCTCGACGTGGCGCCCGACGACGTGGCGTCCGCTCCCGAACTCACCTTCGCGCGGAACGTCTTTCTGCCCCTCACGACCGCCTGTCGGTACACCTGCACGTACTGTACGTTCTACGACGTCCCCGGCGAGGCGACGCTCATGCCCCCCGAGGCGGTCCGGGAGCAGCTGCGGGTGGGCGCCGACGCCGGCTGTACCGAGGCGCTCTTTACCTTCGGCGACGCGCCCGACGAGCGCTACACGGCCGTCCACGACCAGCTCGACGACTGGGGGTACGACGACGTGCTCGACTATCTCTACGACGCCTGCGAGATGGCGCTCGACGTCGGGCTGCTCCCCCACAGCAATCCAGGTGACTTGCGGCGGGCGGAGCTGGTGCGACTGGCCGAGGTCAACGCCAGCATGGGCGTGATGCTGGAGACGACGGCGGACGTGAGCGCGCATTCGGGCGGCCGGCGGAAGACGCCCGAGCGCCGACTGGGGACGATTCGGGCGGCGGGCGAGGTGGGCGTTCCCTTCACCACCGGGATTCTGGTCGGCATCGGCGAGAATCGCCGGGACCGCGCGGAGAGCCTGCTGGCCATCCGCGCACTCCACGAGCGATACGACCACGTTCAGGAGGTGATCGTCCAGACCGTCGTCCCGAACGAGCGCTCGGACTTCGAGCGCCCGAGCGTCGAGACGATGCGGGAGACGACGGCGATGGCGCGGGCGGCCCTGCCGCCGGAGGTATCGGTGCAGGTGCCGCCGAACCTCTCGCCGACTCGTGAGCTATTGGACTGCGGCGTCGACGACCTGGGCGGCGTCTCGCCGGTGACGGACGACTACATCAACCCCGACTACGCGTGGCCGGCGCTGGACGAACTCGAATCGCTCGCGTCCGAAGCGGGCGTCCCCCTCCGGGAACGTCTCCCGACCCACGAGCGGTACCTCCCCGCCGCGTTCCGGCGGGCGGACGTCGAGAGTACGCCGGGGACGTGGCTCCGGCCGAAGATTCGGGAGGCGCTCGACGCGGACGACGACGCGGGGCGGCGGTATCGCGCCGTCTCGGACGCATCGTAA
- a CDS encoding metal-dependent hydrolase, which translates to MMATTHAAVGLLLAVPLAVLAPDLAAAGALAAIAGGVFPDLDLFAGVHRRTLHFPDYYWLGALPALAATVLFPSALTVAVAYFLLSAAVHSVSDAFGAGTEPRPWERTSAEAVYLHSRSRWLRPRYWVRYDGAPEDYLLTVLGMSPGLILFGPTVGRVALACLLVGGAYTLVRKRLPDLEERLL; encoded by the coding sequence ATGATGGCGACCACCCACGCGGCGGTCGGACTCCTACTCGCGGTGCCGTTGGCCGTCCTCGCCCCCGACCTGGCCGCCGCCGGCGCCCTCGCCGCCATCGCCGGCGGCGTCTTCCCCGACCTCGACCTGTTCGCCGGCGTCCACCGCCGGACGCTCCACTTCCCCGACTACTACTGGCTGGGCGCGCTTCCCGCTCTCGCCGCCACCGTTCTCTTCCCGTCCGCCCTCACAGTTGCCGTCGCGTACTTCCTCCTCTCGGCCGCCGTCCACTCCGTCAGCGACGCCTTCGGCGCCGGCACGGAACCCCGGCCGTGGGAGCGCACGTCCGCCGAGGCGGTCTACCTCCACTCCCGCAGCCGGTGGCTCCGGCCGCGCTACTGGGTGCGCTACGACGGCGCCCCCGAGGACTACCTGCTCACCGTCCTCGGCATGTCGCCGGGGCTGATCCTGTTCGGGCCGACCGTCGGCCGCGTCGCCCTCGCCTGTCTGCTCGTCGGCGGCGCCTACACGCTCGTCCGCAAGCGCCTGCCGGACCTCGAGGAACGGCTCCTGTAA
- the cofH gene encoding 7,8-didemethyl-8-hydroxy-5-deazariboflavin synthase subunit CofH, producing MSDADAAVGDPDFEHVPETDQSFENALAKARNGHRLTVDDGVELLTTGTDRAGIDPVRKERVLEAADHRRADVVGDDVTFVVNLNNNVTTACDTGCLFCNFKDRASAFEADAPDDHGGFTKTPAESRRAVEDAVELGISEVCSVSGLHPAFALDADHRELLESAADPGRLNYRPPEAYTTSPGTYAEQVRAMSVDGVHVHSVTPEEAYHARRGTDWSYEAVYRRLRSAGLDSAPGTAAEILVDEVRDVICPGKMDTAEWLDAMEGAMAAGLPVTATIMYGHVENEMHRAMHLKRVRDLQDRTGNITEFVPLSFVHQRTPLYDRGLVSGGATDAEDELMIAVSRLFLDNVENVQTSWVKFGDEKSLKTLSCGANDFMGTLLSEEITKRAGGDYGEFRSVADYVEMVTAIGRRPVERSTDYERRRPIDPDDAPYGPRLGPRADGTPMLDRSLPSSPAADD from the coding sequence ATGAGTGACGCCGACGCGGCGGTCGGGGACCCCGATTTCGAGCACGTCCCCGAGACCGACCAGTCGTTCGAGAACGCGCTCGCGAAGGCGCGGAACGGTCACCGTCTCACCGTCGACGACGGGGTCGAACTCCTGACGACCGGGACGGATCGGGCGGGGATCGACCCCGTCCGGAAGGAGCGGGTGCTGGAGGCGGCCGACCACCGCCGCGCCGACGTCGTCGGCGACGACGTGACGTTCGTCGTCAACCTCAACAACAACGTCACGACGGCCTGCGACACGGGCTGTCTGTTCTGTAACTTCAAGGACCGCGCGTCGGCGTTCGAGGCCGACGCCCCCGACGACCACGGCGGCTTCACCAAGACGCCGGCCGAGTCGCGCCGGGCGGTCGAGGACGCGGTCGAACTGGGCATCTCGGAGGTGTGTTCGGTCAGCGGTCTCCACCCCGCGTTCGCCCTCGACGCCGACCACCGCGAACTGCTCGAATCGGCCGCGGACCCGGGCCGCCTGAACTACCGCCCGCCCGAGGCGTACACCACCTCGCCGGGCACCTACGCCGAACAGGTCCGCGCCATGTCCGTCGACGGCGTCCACGTCCACTCCGTGACCCCCGAGGAGGCCTACCACGCCCGCCGCGGCACCGACTGGTCCTACGAGGCGGTGTACCGCCGCCTGCGTTCGGCCGGCCTCGACAGCGCACCCGGCACCGCCGCGGAGATTCTGGTCGACGAGGTGCGCGACGTGATCTGTCCGGGGAAGATGGACACGGCGGAGTGGCTCGACGCCATGGAGGGGGCGATGGCCGCCGGCCTCCCCGTCACCGCGACGATCATGTACGGCCACGTCGAAAACGAGATGCACCGCGCCATGCACCTGAAGCGGGTGCGCGACCTGCAGGACCGCACTGGCAACATTACGGAGTTCGTCCCCCTCTCTTTCGTCCACCAGCGGACGCCGCTCTACGACCGCGGCCTCGTCTCGGGCGGCGCCACCGACGCCGAGGACGAACTCATGATCGCCGTCTCCCGGCTCTTTCTCGACAACGTCGAGAACGTCCAGACCTCGTGGGTGAAGTTCGGCGACGAGAAGTCGCTGAAGACGCTCTCCTGTGGCGCCAACGACTTCATGGGGACCCTGCTGTCCGAGGAGATAACCAAGCGCGCCGGCGGCGACTACGGCGAGTTCCGCTCCGTCGCCGACTACGTGGAGATGGTGACCGCCATCGGCCGTCGGCCGGTCGAGCGGTCGACGGACTACGAGCGCCGCCGGCCCATCGACCCCGACGATGCCCCCTACGGTCCCCGACTCGGCCCCCGCGCCGACGGGACGCCGATGCTCGACCGGTCGCTCCCCTCCTCTCCCGCGGCGGACGACTGA
- the uppS gene encoding polyprenyl diphosphate synthase → MHTRVPRLVERAYERLLRRDIDGTPDHVAVIQDGNRRYARERGDGAADGHREGARTTERVLRWCQELGVEELTLYAFSTENFERPPEERDHLFDLIESKLRSFADREEVHENEVCIRALGEVDRLPERVRDAVAYAEERTAGYDRFRLNVALAYGGRAELLGAARETLRSVAAGNLDPADVDAAEIERRLYARPVRDVDLIVRTGGDERTSNFLPWHANGNEAAVFFCAPYWPEFSKIDFLRAIRTYESREASWRHTRRERAAALVRAVAGSSLVETREVIGRLREQLPHAGTDELTAELDRQDAGTTE, encoded by the coding sequence ATGCACACGCGGGTCCCCCGACTGGTCGAGCGCGCCTACGAGCGGCTTCTCCGGCGCGACATCGACGGCACCCCCGACCACGTCGCCGTCATTCAGGACGGCAACCGACGCTACGCCCGCGAACGCGGCGACGGCGCCGCCGACGGCCACCGGGAGGGTGCCCGGACCACCGAGCGGGTGCTCCGCTGGTGTCAGGAACTCGGCGTCGAGGAACTCACGCTCTATGCCTTCTCGACCGAGAACTTCGAGCGCCCGCCAGAGGAGCGCGACCACCTGTTCGACCTCATCGAGTCGAAGCTGCGGTCGTTCGCGGACAGGGAGGAGGTCCACGAGAACGAGGTGTGTATCCGCGCGCTCGGGGAGGTCGACCGCCTCCCCGAACGCGTCCGCGACGCCGTCGCGTACGCCGAGGAACGGACGGCGGGGTACGACCGCTTCCGCCTGAACGTCGCGCTGGCGTACGGCGGCCGGGCGGAGCTGCTCGGCGCCGCCCGCGAGACGCTACGGTCGGTCGCGGCCGGCAACCTCGATCCGGCGGACGTGGACGCCGCCGAGATCGAGCGCCGGCTCTACGCCCGCCCCGTCCGCGACGTGGACCTCATCGTGCGGACGGGCGGCGACGAGCGGACGAGCAACTTCCTGCCGTGGCACGCCAACGGCAACGAGGCCGCCGTCTTCTTCTGTGCGCCGTACTGGCCCGAGTTCTCGAAGATCGACTTCCTGCGGGCGATCCGCACCTACGAGTCCCGCGAGGCGTCGTGGCGGCACACCCGTCGGGAGCGGGCGGCGGCCCTGGTTCGGGCCGTCGCGGGCTCCTCACTCGTCGAGACGCGCGAGGTGATCGGTCGCCTGCGCGAGCAGCTCCCCCACGCCGGCACCGACGAACTGACGGCCGAACTCGACCGGCAGGACGCCGGGACGACGGAGTAG
- a CDS encoding mechanosensitive ion channel family protein translates to MLQVALQTATPTPVPTPVVGPEGLAAYWALIRRAVWFVAGFVAVVLVGWFAVEPLVARFVRRRNSNNPTIQEAVSRYVRLLVLVVAFFVAAGTAGYGRFIGDSALVIAAGTLAVGVAGQTVIGSIVSGLVLVVDPEFNVGNYIEWADREGTVQSITLRVTRILTPDGELVTVPNTLLTGQAITRPYGRGRRRIVEHVGVAYEADVAAALDHLTAATEAVDDIVAEPTPKAYVDDFGSDSVVLRVHYWIEDPRRRDIFAVRSAYARAAKERLEAAGITISPASKRELQGRIGVDGAADGTAGGETDGRAD, encoded by the coding sequence ATGCTCCAGGTCGCACTCCAGACGGCCACGCCGACGCCGGTGCCGACGCCGGTCGTCGGCCCGGAGGGCCTCGCCGCCTACTGGGCCCTCATCCGTCGGGCGGTGTGGTTCGTCGCCGGCTTCGTCGCCGTCGTCCTCGTCGGGTGGTTCGCGGTCGAACCGCTGGTCGCACGGTTCGTCCGCCGACGCAACAGCAACAACCCGACGATCCAGGAGGCGGTCTCGCGGTACGTCCGCCTGCTCGTCCTCGTCGTCGCCTTCTTCGTCGCCGCGGGCACCGCGGGCTACGGTCGGTTCATCGGCGATTCGGCGCTCGTCATCGCGGCCGGGACCCTCGCCGTCGGCGTCGCCGGGCAGACCGTCATCGGCTCCATCGTCAGCGGCCTCGTCCTCGTCGTCGACCCCGAGTTCAACGTCGGCAACTACATCGAGTGGGCGGACCGCGAGGGGACCGTCCAGTCCATCACGCTCCGGGTGACGCGGATCCTGACCCCGGACGGCGAACTCGTCACGGTACCGAACACGCTCCTGACGGGACAGGCGATCACCCGACCGTACGGTCGGGGGCGACGACGCATCGTCGAACACGTCGGCGTCGCCTACGAGGCGGACGTGGCGGCGGCGCTCGATCACCTGACGGCGGCGACGGAAGCCGTCGACGACATCGTAGCCGAGCCGACGCCGAAGGCGTACGTCGACGACTTCGGCTCCGATTCGGTGGTGCTCCGCGTCCACTACTGGATCGAGGACCCGCGTCGGCGGGACATCTTCGCCGTCCGGTCGGCGTACGCCCGGGCGGCCAAGGAGCGACTGGAGGCGGCTGGGATCACGATCAGCCCGGCGTCGAAGCGGGAGCTTCAGGGCCGGATCGGCGTCGACGGCGCCGCCGACGGCACCGCCGGCGGTGAGACCGACGGCCGCGCCGACTAG
- a CDS encoding helix-turn-helix domain-containing protein produces MSDPESESGSGSGLTAVLGVEHPDLALTETAARDRSATIHPVREAGTDAESGHHHFVVRSDSFERFDAALSADPTVAEFDPVTAFDEGRLYRVAYTDRAILFSPEITRANGLALDIENDGTGWTMTVWLPDRDRLARLFAFADAHDVDIDLRRVNDYAGPVEGAVDLTAAQREALLTALDAGYFEEPREATLAAVAAELDISQPAAGGLLRRGMKRLLLATVARDD; encoded by the coding sequence ATGAGCGACCCCGAAAGCGAAAGCGGAAGCGGGAGCGGGCTGACGGCCGTCCTCGGCGTCGAACACCCCGATCTCGCGCTGACCGAGACGGCGGCGCGCGACCGGAGCGCGACGATCCATCCCGTCCGCGAGGCGGGCACCGACGCCGAATCCGGCCACCACCACTTCGTTGTCCGGTCGGACTCGTTCGAGCGCTTCGACGCGGCGCTTTCCGCCGACCCGACCGTCGCCGAGTTCGATCCCGTCACCGCGTTCGACGAGGGACGGCTCTACCGCGTCGCCTACACGGACCGGGCCATCCTCTTCTCGCCGGAGATCACGCGGGCGAACGGTCTCGCCCTCGACATCGAGAACGACGGGACGGGCTGGACGATGACCGTCTGGCTCCCCGACCGCGACCGACTGGCTCGCCTCTTTGCCTTTGCCGATGCCCACGACGTCGATATCGACCTCCGGCGCGTCAACGACTACGCCGGCCCGGTCGAGGGGGCGGTCGACCTCACCGCCGCCCAGCGCGAGGCGCTCCTCACCGCCCTCGACGCGGGCTACTTCGAGGAACCACGCGAGGCGACGCTCGCGGCGGTGGCGGCCGAACTCGACATCTCACAGCCGGCGGCGGGCGGGCTGCTTCGGCGCGGAATGAAACGGCTCCTGCTGGCGACGGTGGCCCGGGACGACTAG
- a CDS encoding DMT family transporter yields the protein MDRGRADVESEAETGTGVALVVAGAALFGTLGVFGELARAAELSTATLLAARFLAASAILWAYLVRRGVPIRLGRRTLVAELGLGLVYGLMSVAYFESLAWLSAGVATLVLFTYPVQVTLVSALALDEPVTAPKALALCTALGGVALVAGGGTAFGLPGLVLVGVASLAYTVYSVGSRVAVRTVSPLVHAAYVFLGVTAAVLLYGVVTGTLSAPATPAHWRLIAGITVVGTLLPMILFTAGLARIPASTASIVSTSEPLTTVVLGVALLDEPFTPAVAAGGAAILASVVLASPAVERAVTDRLRRVGPQRTEGPGG from the coding sequence ATGGACCGCGGGCGCGCCGACGTCGAGTCCGAGGCGGAGACGGGCACCGGCGTCGCCCTCGTCGTCGCCGGGGCGGCGCTGTTCGGGACGCTCGGGGTCTTCGGCGAACTCGCCCGCGCCGCCGAGCTGTCGACGGCGACGCTTCTCGCCGCTCGCTTTCTCGCCGCCAGCGCGATTCTCTGGGCGTATCTCGTCCGCCGCGGCGTGCCGATCCGACTCGGCCGCCGGACCCTCGTCGCCGAACTCGGTCTCGGGCTGGTGTACGGCCTCATGTCGGTCGCGTACTTCGAGAGTCTGGCGTGGCTCTCGGCGGGTGTCGCGACGCTCGTCCTCTTCACCTACCCGGTACAGGTGACGCTCGTCTCGGCGCTCGCCCTCGACGAACCGGTGACGGCGCCGAAGGCGCTCGCCCTGTGTACAGCCCTCGGCGGCGTCGCCCTCGTCGCGGGCGGCGGGACGGCTTTCGGCCTCCCGGGACTCGTCCTCGTCGGCGTCGCGTCGCTCGCGTACACCGTCTACTCGGTCGGCTCGCGCGTCGCGGTTCGGACGGTGTCGCCGCTGGTGCACGCCGCCTACGTCTTCCTCGGCGTGACGGCCGCCGTCCTGCTGTACGGGGTCGTGACCGGCACGCTCTCGGCGCCGGCGACGCCAGCACACTGGCGCCTGATCGCCGGCATCACCGTCGTCGGGACGCTCCTGCCCATGATCCTCTTCACCGCCGGATTGGCGCGCATCCCCGCGAGCACCGCCAGCATCGTCAGTACGAGCGAACCGCTGACCACCGTCGTCCTCGGGGTGGCGCTCCTCGACGAACCGTTCACGCCGGCCGTCGCCGCCGGCGGCGCGGCCATCCTCGCGAGCGTCGTCCTCGCGTCGCCGGCGGTCGAACGCGCCGTGACCGACCGACTCCGTCGCGTCGGTCCGCAGCGGACGGAGGGTCCCGGCGGATGA
- a CDS encoding DUF4382 domain-containing protein produces MCERPVGWDVTERDHESATATRRDYLRVTGGLAAAGVAGLAGCMGGAEATTGTLATRVSDQPGDISDFETCVVTMAGFWVAPESDGDATATSTETETETSSDGEDEDTDREYHEFEEPREADLVELQGDRSALLGEQELETGTYAYLQLDVTGVGATLADGGEATVETPGEAPLKFNQSFEIRADERTVFTADFTPVRRGRSGSYLLQPVASETSVRYESTATSTATETSG; encoded by the coding sequence ATGTGTGAGCGGCCGGTGGGGTGGGACGTGACCGAACGCGACCACGAGTCGGCGACTGCAACGCGACGCGACTATCTGCGAGTGACGGGCGGCCTCGCCGCCGCCGGCGTCGCCGGACTGGCGGGCTGTATGGGCGGCGCCGAGGCGACGACCGGCACGCTCGCGACGCGGGTGAGCGACCAGCCCGGCGACATCTCGGATTTCGAAACCTGCGTCGTCACCATGGCGGGGTTCTGGGTGGCGCCGGAATCGGACGGCGACGCGACCGCCACGTCGACGGAGACCGAGACCGAGACGTCGTCGGACGGCGAGGACGAGGACACGGACCGCGAGTATCACGAGTTCGAGGAGCCACGGGAGGCCGACCTCGTGGAGCTACAGGGCGACCGGTCGGCGCTTCTCGGCGAACAGGAACTGGAGACGGGGACGTACGCGTACCTCCAACTCGACGTGACGGGCGTCGGCGCCACGCTCGCGGACGGCGGCGAGGCGACGGTGGAGACGCCCGGCGAGGCGCCGCTCAAGTTCAACCAGTCCTTCGAGATTCGGGCGGACGAGCGGACGGTGTTCACCGCCGACTTCACGCCGGTTCGGCGGGGACGGAGCGGGTCGTACCTCCTCCAGCCGGTCGCCAGCGAGACGAGCGTGCGGTACGAGTCGACGGCCACGTCGACGGCGACGGAAACGAGCGGATAG
- a CDS encoding undecaprenyl diphosphate synthase family protein codes for MGLYDRYLALRQRLHPGDPPAHVALVLTERDLLEQGAYDRLERVLAWVFDYGAERATVSVSVLDEAVVPTLTRELRDIDAPRPVAVRDPDDTEPVTAPVQVNVGLGGKGEFAAAVRSLAEEVDAGELDPADVDEADVERRLVFPDEPDLLIKTGAERLSDFMIWQSVYSELYFTDVNWRDVRKRDYLRAVLDYQNRQRRFGR; via the coding sequence GTGGGCCTGTACGACCGCTATCTCGCGCTCAGACAGCGTCTCCATCCCGGCGACCCGCCAGCGCACGTCGCCCTCGTCCTCACCGAGCGGGACCTGCTGGAACAGGGGGCGTACGACCGCCTCGAACGCGTCCTCGCGTGGGTCTTCGACTACGGCGCCGAGCGCGCCACCGTCTCGGTGAGCGTCCTCGACGAGGCGGTGGTACCGACGCTGACACGCGAACTGCGGGACATCGACGCTCCTCGCCCCGTCGCCGTCCGCGACCCCGACGACACCGAACCCGTCACGGCACCCGTGCAGGTGAACGTCGGACTCGGTGGGAAAGGCGAGTTCGCCGCCGCCGTCCGCTCGCTCGCCGAGGAGGTCGACGCCGGGGAACTCGACCCCGCGGACGTCGACGAGGCCGACGTGGAGCGTCGCCTCGTCTTCCCCGACGAGCCCGACCTCCTGATCAAGACCGGCGCCGAACGGCTCTCCGATTTCATGATCTGGCAGTCCGTCTACTCCGAGCTCTACTTCACCGACGTGAACTGGCGGGACGTGCGCAAGCGGGACTACCTCCGCGCGGTGCTGGATTACCAGAACCGGCAGCGGCGATTCGGTCGATAG